One segment of Brassica napus cultivar Da-Ae chromosome C3, Da-Ae, whole genome shotgun sequence DNA contains the following:
- the LOC106352730 gene encoding ATP-dependent zinc metalloprotease FTSH 7, chloroplastic isoform X1 codes for MITQFEFLQPVGIHDRFRFATCCSNSLLNSHSSSFFFDRSRVFRRNPNRFIPNSTPLPLHKKQVTSFINDKRFNLWDGFSRKKRGTVVNCQEDDKKASSSESSGEGEEGQDSRANSSKRKREKERKDRVWWSKEKRREWQPIIQAQGIGVLLLQLGVVMFVMRLLRPGIPLPGSEPRVQTTFVRVPYSEFLSKVNSNQVQKVEVDGVQVLFKLKDDGKWQESETSSRLSESSESLLRTVAPTKRVVYSTIRPGDIKTPYEKMLGNNVEFGSPDKRSGGFFSSGFLVLFYMAVLVWLIQRFPLSFSMSTTGQLKTRKTGGSDGGKVSGGGETITFADVAGVDEAKEELEEIVEFLRNPDRYVRLGARPPRGVLLVGLPGTGKTLLAKAVAGEAEVPFISCSASEFVELYVGMGASRVRDLFARAKKEAPSIIFIDEIDAVAKSRDGKFRIASNDEREQTLNQLLTEMDGFDSNSAVIVLGATNRADVLDPALRRPGRFDRVVTVETPDKVGRESILRVHVLKKELPLGNDVNLGSIASMTTGFTGADLANLVNEAALLAGRMSKTTVDKIDFIQAVERSIAGIEKKTARLKGSEKGVVARHEAGHAVVGTAVAKLLTGQPRVEKLSILPRTGGALGFTYIPPTNEDRYLLFIDELLGRLVTLLGGRAAEEVVYSGRVSTGAFDDIRRATDMAYKAVAEYGLNQRIGPVSVSTLSGGGIDESGGSPWGGDQGKLVDLVHREVTNLLQSALDVALSVVRANLDILEGLGAQLEEKEKVEGEDLHKWLSMVVAPEELAVFVKGKQEALLPARASSS; via the exons ATGATTACTCAATTCGAATTTCTACAACCAGTAGGGATCCACGATAGGTTCAGATTCGCAACCTGTTGCAGTAACAGTCTACTGAATTCGCATAGTTCGAGCTTCTTCTTCGATCGGAGTAGGGTTTTTCGCCGGAATCCAAACCGGTTCATCCCCAATTCAACCCCGCTTCCACTGCACAAGAAACAGGTTACATcgtttataaatgataaaaggTTTAATCTTTGGGATGGgttttcgaggaagaagagagggaCAGTTGTGAACTGTCAAGAAGATGACAAGAAAGCGAGTTCTAGTGAGAGTAGTGGTGAGGGAGAAGAAGGCCAAGATTCTCGGGCGAACTCGtcgaagaggaagagagagaaggaaaggAAAGATAGGGTTTGGTGGTCAAAGGAGAAGAGAAGGGAGTGGCAGCCGATAATCCAGGCGCAGGGGATTGGAGTCTTGCTGTTGCAATTGGGTGTTGTTATGTTTGTGATGCGATTGCTCCGACCAGGGATACCTTTACCTGGGTCTGAGCCACGAGTTCAGACGACTTTCGTGAGGGTACCTTACAGCGAGTTCTTGAGTAAAGTTAACAGTAACCAGGTGCAGAAAGTTGAAGTGGATGGGGTTCAAGTTTTGTTTAAGCTCAAAGATGATGGGAAATGGCAAGAGAGTGAGACTAGTAGTAGGTTGTCCGAGTCTTCTGAGTCTCTGCTGAGAACTGTTGCTCCAACGAAAAGAGTTGTGTATTCGACCATAAGGCCTGGCGACATCAAAACACCGTACGAGAAGATGCTTGGGAATAATGTGGAGTTCGGGTCGCCTGATAAACGCTCTGGTGGTTTCTTCAGCTCTGGATTT CTAGTTCTTTTCTATATGGCGGTGCTTGTATGGCTTATTCAGCGATTTCCTCTTAGCTTCTCGATG AGTACAACCGGTCAGCTTAAGACCCGAAAGACTGGTGGTTCTGATGGGGGAAAAGTCTCTGGTGGAGGTGAAACAATCACTTTTGCAGATGTTGCAGGTGTTGATGAAGCAAAGGAAGAGCTAGAAGAAATCGTG GAATTTCTTAGGAATCCTGACAGGTATGTCCGTTTAGGTGCACGTCCTCCTCGCGGTGTCCTATTG GTTGGTCTTCCTGGAACAGGGAAAACGCTTCTTGCAAAGGCTGTTGCTGGGGAAGCTGAAGTCCCCTTCATAAGTTGCTCTGCAAGTGAGTTTGTAGAGCTGTATGTTGGTATGGGTGCCTCACGTGTAAGAGATCTATTTGCTCGGGCCAAAAAAGAAGCTCCTTCTATTATCTTTATTGATGAG ATAGATGCTGTGGCAAAAAGCCGTGATGGTAAATTCAGGATCGCCAGTAATGATGAAAGGGAGCAAACGTTGAACCAGCTCCTCACT gagatggatggttttgACAGCAATTCTGCAGTTATCGTTCTTGGAGCAACAAATCGTGCTGATGTCTTAGACCCGGCTCTGCGTCGCCCTGGGAGATTTGATCGTGTTGTTACg GTGGAAACGCCTGACAAAGTTGGAAGAGAGTCAATTTTGAGAGTGCATGTCTTAAAGAAAGAGCTTCCTTTAGGAAATGACGTTAACCTAGGTAGTATTGCCTCGATGACCACTGGTTTTACTGG AGCGGACCTTGCTAACTTGGTAAATGAGGCTGCCTTGCTAGCTGGAAGAATGAGCAAGACGACTGTTGACAAAATTGACTTCATTCAAGCTGTGGAGCGATCAATAGCA GGCATAGAGAAGAAAACTGCAAGATTAAAAGGCAGTGAGAAGGGTGTGGTTGCAAGGCATGAAGCTGGTCATGCAGTGGTTGGTACTGCTGTTGCAAAACTTCTTACTGGACAGCCACGTGTAGAG AAATTAAGTATATTGCCAAGAACAGGAGGGGCATTGGGGTTTACATACATACCTCCTACCAACGAAGACAGATATTTGCTCTTCATCGATGAACTACTTGGGCGTTTGGTAACCCTTCTTGGAGGTCGTGCAGCTGAAGAAGTTGTTTACTCGGGGCGTGTATCAACAGGTGCATTTGACGATATCAGGCGAGCAACTGATATGGCGTACAAGGCAGTAGCTGAATATGGTCTCAACCAGAGAATCGGACCTGTGTCTGTTTCTACACTTTCTGGTGGTGGGATTGACGAATCAGGAGGCTCACCATGGGGTGGAGATCAG GGGAAACTAGTTGATCTTGTTCATAGAGAAGTGACAAATCTGTTACAATCTGCTCTCGATGTTGCGCTCTCTGTTGTACGTGCCAATCTAGATATATTGGAAGGGCTTGGGGCTCAACTTGAAG AGAAAGAGAAAGTAGAAGGTGAAGATTTGCACAAGTGGTTGAGTATGGTGGTCGCACCTGAAGAACTCGCAGTCTTTGTCAAAGGGAAACAAGAGGCTTTGCTCCCGGCAAGAGCTAGCTCCAGTTAA
- the LOC106355473 gene encoding uncharacterized protein LOC106355473, translating to MNNCYSSLEFLLLVRDVLEGSAEMERLLCSCFGPLFRLPVRRCAFSAKLVHGMLSRQLVTKKRFEMWPVFGEGSDKVLACRIWTCYRLTLWGVRAGYEVDDQTKPKKTDYVFWDKLFGGRCNLTIEDLAAMVAGDKTLSPGKKLRICLIIIVDGVLMPKTQKPKPTLKYWRRESFWWTISIMIPHKKVLGKFDDPKGVFYAKLRPESEFLVGFPLALQLWAFEAIPVLLDRLGGDDSVTLLSYVGDKLPTHTGLVLTDVLHAERSPKLAVLPMMEVDEDREDGWGVFDCEIFDRKVAYMVELVKSGYKFKTGEWGGGDAAEPLYVHNLGESEAKRKIRKLTHKEEAGPVGLRFGTNLFHSYWALITFLDWIKYVSCRPPRISASFNARICQS from the exons ATGAACAACTGCTATTCGTCGCTGGAGTTCTTGCTTCTGGTGAGGGATGTACTTGAAGGTTCAGCGGAGATGGAGAGGTTGTTGTGTTCATGCTTTGGTCCGCTGTTCAGGTTACCAGTACGGAGGTGCGCGTTCTCAGCAAAATTGGTCCATGGAATGCTTTCGAGGCAGTTGGTAACCAAGAAACGGTTTGAGATGTGGCCTGTGTTCGGTGAGGGGTCCGACAAGGTTCTCGCTTGCAGAATTTGGACATGTTACAGGCTTACCTTGTGGGGAGTTCGAGCCGGGTACGAGGTGGATGATCAAACGAAGCCGAAGAAAACAGACTATGTTTTCTGGGACAAGTTATTTGGGGGGAGGTGTAACTTGACTATAGAAGATCTGGCGGCGATGGTTGCGGGGGACAAAACACTGTCTCCAGGGAAGAAGCTAAGAATCTGTTTGATAATCATTGTTGACGGGGTGCTGATGCCGAAAACGCAGAAGCCAAAGCCGACGTTGAAGTAT TGGAGGCGTGAGTCGTTTTGGTGGACAATTAGCATTATGATACCGCATAAGAAGGTGTTGGGGAAGTTTGATGACCCCAAAGGTGTGTTCTACGCAAAGCTTAGGCCGGAGAGTGAATTTCTGGTGGGGTTCCCCCTTGCACTGCAGCTTTGGGCGTTTGAAGCCATTCCAGTTCTGCTTGACCGGCTTGGAGGCGACGACAGTGTTACCCTCTTGAGCTATGTTGGGGACAAGCTTCCTACACACACTGGGCTGGTTCTAACCGATGTGCTTCACGCGGAGCGAAGTCCTAAG TTGGCAGTTCTACCTATGATGGAGGTTGACGAGGATAGAGAGGATGGGTGGGGTGTGTTCGACTGTGAGATATTTGACAGGAAAGTTGCATACATGGTGGAGCTTGTGAAGTCGGGGTACAAGTTCAAGACAGGGGAGTGGGGTGGCGGTGATGCTGCAGAACCACTCTATGTCCATAACCTAGGAGAGAGCGAAGCGAAAAGGAAAATCAGGAAATTGACACACAAGGAGGAGGCGGGGCCTGTTGGACTGAGATTTGGTACAAATCTCTTCCATTCATATTGGGCGTTGATTACTTTTCTAGATTGGATCAAATATGTTAGTTGTCGACCTCCTAGAATCTCGGCCTCATTCAACGCGAGAATATGTCAAAGCTGA
- the LOC106352729 gene encoding uncharacterized protein LOC106352729, with the protein MPQQEIYTDTHTESSKGEITRMVSSLLMSFAPATVRVYATTKGTSGGAKEEKNPLDFVLGYLTKQDQFYETDPILKKVEEKGGTRSGTTGGRGTVRGGKSTAPVPVAPKKNDGGFAGLGGFFNKK; encoded by the coding sequence ATGCCACAGCAAGAAATATACACTGACACACACACGGAGAGTTCGAAAGGAGAGATAACAAGAATGGTTTCTTCGCTTCTCATGTCGTTTGCTCCAGCCACCGTGAGGGTTTACGCCACAACCAAGGGAACTTCAGGCGGCGCCAAGGAGGAGAAGAATCCCCTTGATTTTGTGCTGGGTTATTTGACAAAGCAAGATCAGTTCTACGAGACTGATCCAATTCTCAAGAAGGTGGAGGAGAAAGGCGGCACCAGAAGTGGCACCACCGGAGGCAGAGGAACCGTTCGCGGCGGTAAAAGCACGGCTCCGGTACCCGTGGCGCCCAAGAAGAACGATGGTGGATTTGCCGGCTTAGGTGGATTCTTcaacaaaaagtaa
- the LOC106352730 gene encoding ATP-dependent zinc metalloprotease FTSH 7, chloroplastic isoform X2 has translation MITQFEFLQPVGIHDRFRFATCCSNSLLNSHSSSFFFDRSRVFRRNPNRFIPNSTPLPLHKKQVTSFINDKRFNLWDGFSRKKRGTVVNCQEDDKKASSSESSGEGEEGQDSRANSSKRKREKERKDRVWWSKEKRREWQPIIQAQGIGVLLLQLGVVMFVMRLLRPGIPLPGSEPRVQTTFVRVPYSEFLSKVNSNQVQKVEVDGVQVLFKLKDDGKWQESETSSRLSESSESLLRTVAPTKRVVYSTIRPGDIKTPYEKMLGNNVEFGSPDKRSGGFFSSGFLVLFYMAVLVWLIQRFPLSFSMSTTGQLKTRKTGGSDGGKVSGGGETITFADVAGVDEAKEELEEIVEFLRNPDRYVRLGARPPRGVLLVGLPGTGKTLLAKAVAGEAEVPFISCSASEFVELYVGMGASRVRDLFARAKKEAPSIIFIDEIDAVAKSRDGKFRIASNDEREQTLNQLLTEMDGFDSNSAVIVLGATNRADVLDPALRRPGRFDRVVTVETPDKVGRESILRVHVLKKELPLGNDVNLGSIASMTTGFTGADLANLVNEAALLAGRMSKTTVDKIDFIQAVERSIAGIEKKTARLKGSEKGVVARHEAGHAVVGTAVAKLLTGQPRVEEGHWGLHTYLLPTKTDICSSSMNYLGVW, from the exons ATGATTACTCAATTCGAATTTCTACAACCAGTAGGGATCCACGATAGGTTCAGATTCGCAACCTGTTGCAGTAACAGTCTACTGAATTCGCATAGTTCGAGCTTCTTCTTCGATCGGAGTAGGGTTTTTCGCCGGAATCCAAACCGGTTCATCCCCAATTCAACCCCGCTTCCACTGCACAAGAAACAGGTTACATcgtttataaatgataaaaggTTTAATCTTTGGGATGGgttttcgaggaagaagagagggaCAGTTGTGAACTGTCAAGAAGATGACAAGAAAGCGAGTTCTAGTGAGAGTAGTGGTGAGGGAGAAGAAGGCCAAGATTCTCGGGCGAACTCGtcgaagaggaagagagagaaggaaaggAAAGATAGGGTTTGGTGGTCAAAGGAGAAGAGAAGGGAGTGGCAGCCGATAATCCAGGCGCAGGGGATTGGAGTCTTGCTGTTGCAATTGGGTGTTGTTATGTTTGTGATGCGATTGCTCCGACCAGGGATACCTTTACCTGGGTCTGAGCCACGAGTTCAGACGACTTTCGTGAGGGTACCTTACAGCGAGTTCTTGAGTAAAGTTAACAGTAACCAGGTGCAGAAAGTTGAAGTGGATGGGGTTCAAGTTTTGTTTAAGCTCAAAGATGATGGGAAATGGCAAGAGAGTGAGACTAGTAGTAGGTTGTCCGAGTCTTCTGAGTCTCTGCTGAGAACTGTTGCTCCAACGAAAAGAGTTGTGTATTCGACCATAAGGCCTGGCGACATCAAAACACCGTACGAGAAGATGCTTGGGAATAATGTGGAGTTCGGGTCGCCTGATAAACGCTCTGGTGGTTTCTTCAGCTCTGGATTT CTAGTTCTTTTCTATATGGCGGTGCTTGTATGGCTTATTCAGCGATTTCCTCTTAGCTTCTCGATG AGTACAACCGGTCAGCTTAAGACCCGAAAGACTGGTGGTTCTGATGGGGGAAAAGTCTCTGGTGGAGGTGAAACAATCACTTTTGCAGATGTTGCAGGTGTTGATGAAGCAAAGGAAGAGCTAGAAGAAATCGTG GAATTTCTTAGGAATCCTGACAGGTATGTCCGTTTAGGTGCACGTCCTCCTCGCGGTGTCCTATTG GTTGGTCTTCCTGGAACAGGGAAAACGCTTCTTGCAAAGGCTGTTGCTGGGGAAGCTGAAGTCCCCTTCATAAGTTGCTCTGCAAGTGAGTTTGTAGAGCTGTATGTTGGTATGGGTGCCTCACGTGTAAGAGATCTATTTGCTCGGGCCAAAAAAGAAGCTCCTTCTATTATCTTTATTGATGAG ATAGATGCTGTGGCAAAAAGCCGTGATGGTAAATTCAGGATCGCCAGTAATGATGAAAGGGAGCAAACGTTGAACCAGCTCCTCACT gagatggatggttttgACAGCAATTCTGCAGTTATCGTTCTTGGAGCAACAAATCGTGCTGATGTCTTAGACCCGGCTCTGCGTCGCCCTGGGAGATTTGATCGTGTTGTTACg GTGGAAACGCCTGACAAAGTTGGAAGAGAGTCAATTTTGAGAGTGCATGTCTTAAAGAAAGAGCTTCCTTTAGGAAATGACGTTAACCTAGGTAGTATTGCCTCGATGACCACTGGTTTTACTGG AGCGGACCTTGCTAACTTGGTAAATGAGGCTGCCTTGCTAGCTGGAAGAATGAGCAAGACGACTGTTGACAAAATTGACTTCATTCAAGCTGTGGAGCGATCAATAGCA GGCATAGAGAAGAAAACTGCAAGATTAAAAGGCAGTGAGAAGGGTGTGGTTGCAAGGCATGAAGCTGGTCATGCAGTGGTTGGTACTGCTGTTGCAAAACTTCTTACTGGACAGCCACGTGTAGAG GAGGGGCATTGGGGTTTACATACATACCTCCTACCAACGAAGACAGATATTTGCTCTTCATCGATGAACTACTTGGGCGTTTGGTAA